One genomic region from Nymphaea colorata isolate Beijing-Zhang1983 chromosome 10, ASM883128v2, whole genome shotgun sequence encodes:
- the LOC116262029 gene encoding proline-rich receptor-like protein kinase PERK15 isoform X1: MISFKPKSLNWFELNDTNIRDSGSRSRAIKPMYVAAVIGGAAAALLLVIIVVLFVYVLLLKCKKWPNKSSETGSSEAQVEWTKIVESSLAGDVSVSEQQGTRKFTLEELRQATKDFSESNLIGEGRFGLIYKGLLHDGNLVAIKRRSRPPQQKFVEEVRYLSSIRNRNLVNLLGYCQEDNLQMLVVEYLPNGSLCNHLYEHCKDSKAHVEFKQRLSIAIGAAKGLCHLHSLSPPLVHGDFKTDKVFIDESIAKVADAGFLRLIESTDDPGPSNVTSRFNAFLDPDFEETGAMTEKSDVYSFGVFLLELITGQEASELCSSRSREDLIQWKVEECMSSNNYEGTVDPRLSGSFTREGMKELLRLTLQCINFSSRRRSDMRSVESELERIFEKEMKLTTVMGEGTAVVTLGSQLFTSST; this comes from the exons ATGATTTCTTTCAAACCCAAGTCACTCAACTGGTTTGAGCTGAATGATACTAACATCAG GGATAGTGGAAGCAGAAGCAGAGCAATCAAACCGATGTATGTTGCAGCCGTCATTGGTGGTGCGGCAGCGGCTCTACTTTTGGTGATAATAGTGGTTTTATTTGTTTACGTCTTGCTTTTGAAATGCAAGAAATGGCCAAATAAAAGTTCTGAGACTGGATCTTCGGAGGCCCAAG TGGAATGGACGAAGATTGTTGAATCATCATTGGCAGGGGATGTCTCAGTATCAGAGCAGCAAGGAACAAGGAAATTTACATTGGAAGAGCTGCGCCAGGCTACCAAGGACTTCAGTGAAAGTAACCTTATTGGAGAAGGTAGATTTGGGTTGATCTACAAGGGCTTGTTGCATGATGGAAATCTAGTGGCAATCAAGAGGCGCAGCAGACCTCCACAGCAGAAATTCGTTGAAGAG GTCCGCTATTTATCATCAATACGGAACCGTAATCTAGTCAACCTCCTTGGTTATTGTCAGGAGGACAATCTGCAAATGTTAGTCGTTGAGTATTTGCCAAATGGCAGTCTATGCAACCATTTGTATG aacattgcaaagattctaaaGCACATGTAGAATTCAAGCAAAGGCTTTCCATAGCCATTGGAGCTGCAAAAG GTTTATGCCACTTGCACAGTCTATCACCTCCTTTAGTACATGGAGACTTCAAAACAGATAAAGTCTTTATAGATGAAAGCATTGCTAAAGTTGCTGATGCAGGATTCCTGAGACTAATTGAGAGCACAGATGACCCTGGACCATCAAATGTAACAAGCAGATTTAACGCTTTCCTAGATCCAGA CTTTGAAGAGACTGGAGCAATGACAGAAAAGAGTGATGTTTACAGCTTCGGTGTATTCCTTTTAGAGCTCATAACAGGTCAGGAAGCTTCAGAATTGTGTTCCTCAAGATCTAGAGAAGACCTTATCCAATGG AAGGTGGAGGAGTGCATGAGCTCCAACAATTACGAGGGTACAGTAGACCCTAGACTCTCTGGCAGCTTCACTAGAGAAGGAATGAAAGAACTTCTTCGCCTGACTCTGCAATGTATCAATTTTAGTAGCAGAAGGCGATCGGATATGCGGTCTGTGGAGTCAGAGCTCGaaagaatatttgaaaaagagatGAAGCTGACGACAGTCATGGGAGAAGGCACTGCAGTTGTGACTCTAGGAAGCCAGTTATTCACTTCTTCGACGTGA
- the LOC116263175 gene encoding asparagine--tRNA ligase, cytoplasmic 1-like translates to MAGDEPPTQEVAEMSVSEGVSAASTGSGEVVQWSRYSRRVLITTIVNRPDGGLGLVGQKISVGGWVKTGREQGKGTFAFLELNDGSCPANLQVLVDASVASLGQLVPTGTCVLVEGELKKAPDGTKQTVELKVEKVLEVGTVDPAKYPIPKTKLTLEFLRDHVHLRPRTNTISAIARIRNALAYATHTFFQKNGFLYVHTPIITTSDCEGAGEMFQVTTIFSEAEKIERELKQNPPPSEEDIEAAKLLIKEKGEKVAHLKAMKSSKEEIASGVAELTKAKENLAKLEERAKLKAGIPQKDGKVDYSYDFFARQAFLTVSGQLQVETFACAVSSVYTFGPTFRAEHSHTSRHLAEFWMVEPEIAFADLEDDMNCAEDYVQFLCQWLLDNCLDDMQFMVKNYDKGAIDRLKLVASTPFERVSYTEAIELLKNVTEKKFENKVEWGVDLASEHERYLTEVIFKKPVIVYNYPKTIKAFYMRLNDDSKTVAAMDVLVPKVGELIGGSQREERLDVIERRIREMDLPVEPYEWYLDLRRYGTVKHCGFGLGFERMILFATGIDNIRDVIPFPRYPGRADL, encoded by the exons ATGGCGGGGGATGAGCCGCCGACCCAAGAGGTGGCCGAGATGAGCGTATCCGAAGGTGTCTCCGCGGCATCAACGGGATCTGGCGAGGTCGTCCAGTGGTCTCGCTACTCTCGCCGAGTTCTGATCACCACAATCGTTAATCGGCCGGACGGAGGGCTCGGCCTCGTCGGGCAGAAGATCTCCGTCGGCGGGTGGGTGAAGACCGGGAGAGAGCAGGGGAAGGGCACCTTCGCCTTCCTTGAACTCAACGACGGGTCCTGCCCAGCAAATCTTCAG GTGTTGGTGGATGCTTCCGTTGCGTCACTGGGGCAGCTTGTACCAACAGGGACGTGTGTGCTGGTCGAAGGAGAGCTCAAAAAGGCACCTGATGGGACAAAGCAGACAGTGGAGCTTAAAGTGGAGAAAGTGTTGGAAGTTGGAACTGTAGATCCTGCCAAATACCCGATACCTAAGACCAAGCTCACGTTGGAGTTCCTCAGGGACCATGTGCATCTCCGACCTAGGACCAACACa ATTTCTGCTATTGCTCGTATACGGAATGCACTTGCTTATGCGACTCATACCTTCTTCCAGAAGAATGGGTTTCTTTATGTGCATACACCTATTATTACAACTAGTGATTGTGAAGGTGCTGGTGAAATGTTTCAAGTCACTACTATCTTTTCCGAGGCAGAAAAGATAGAGAGGGAGTTGAAGCAGAACCCCCCACCTTCAGAGGAAGATATTGAAGCTGCTAAGCTTCTCATTAAAGAGAAGGGTGAGAAGGTTGCCCATCTGAAAGCAATGAAGTCTTCAAAAGAGGAAATTGCCTCTGGTGTAGCTGAACTTACAAAGGCCAAAGAAAACCTAGCCAAATTGGAAGAGAGAGCTAAGCTCAAGGCTGGTATACCTCAAAAGGATGGAAAGGTTGACTATTCATATGATTTCTTTGCCCGTCAAGCATTTTTGACTGTATCTGGTCAGCTTCAAGTGGAGACTTTTGCTTGTGCCGTTAGTAGTGTTTATACATTTGGTCCAACTTTTCGAGCTGAGCACTCTCACACATCAAGGCATCTGGCAGAGTTTTGGATGGTGGAGCCTGAGATTGCTTTTGCAGATTTGGAG GATGATATGAACTGTGCAGAGGACTATGTGCAATTTTTATGCCAGTGGCTACTTGATAACTGTCTTGATGATATGCAATTCATGGTGAAGAATTATGATAAGGGTGCAATAGACCGTTTAAAGTTGGTGGCATCCACCCCATTTGAGAGAGTTTCTTATACTGAAGCTATAGAACTTTTGAAGAATGTCACAGAAAAGAAGTTTGAAAACAAGGTGGAATGGGGCGTTGATTTGGCCTCTGAGCATGAGAG GTACCTCACGGAAGTGATCTTCAAGAAGCCTGTTATTGTCTACAACTATCCAAAAACAATCAAAGCATTCTATATGAGACTCAACGATGATTCAAAAACTGTCGCTGCCATGGACGTACTTGTACCTAAG GTTGGTGAACTGATAGGTGGCAGCCAAAGGGAAGAGAGACTTGATGTCATTGAGCGAAG aatAAGGGAGATGGATTTACCTGTGGAACCTTATGAGTGGTATCTCGACCTGCGTCGCTATGGAACGGTAAAACACTGTGGGTTTGGCCTGGGTTTCGAGCGCATGATTCTCTTTGCAACTGGTATTGACAACATTAGAGATGTGATTCCATTCCCAAGGTACCCTGGACGAGCAGACCTCTGA
- the LOC116262029 gene encoding proline-rich receptor-like protein kinase PERK15 isoform X3, with protein sequence MISFKPKSLNWFELNDTNIRDSGSRSRAIKPMYVAAVIGGAAAALLLVIIVVLFVYVLLLKCKKWPNKSSETGSSEAQGDVSVSEQQGTRKFTLEELRQATKDFSESNLIGEGRFGLIYKGLLHDGNLVAIKRRSRPPQQKFVEEVRYLSSIRNRNLVNLLGYCQEDNLQMLVVEYLPNGSLCNHLYEHCKDSKAHVEFKQRLSIAIGAAKGLCHLHSLSPPLVHGDFKTDKVFIDESIAKVADAGFLRLIESTDDPGPSNVTSRFNAFLDPDFEETGAMTEKSDVYSFGVFLLELITGQEASELCSSRSREDLIQWKVEECMSSNNYEGTVDPRLSGSFTREGMKELLRLTLQCINFSSRRRSDMRSVESELERIFEKEMKLTTVMGEGTAVVTLGSQLFTSST encoded by the exons ATGATTTCTTTCAAACCCAAGTCACTCAACTGGTTTGAGCTGAATGATACTAACATCAG GGATAGTGGAAGCAGAAGCAGAGCAATCAAACCGATGTATGTTGCAGCCGTCATTGGTGGTGCGGCAGCGGCTCTACTTTTGGTGATAATAGTGGTTTTATTTGTTTACGTCTTGCTTTTGAAATGCAAGAAATGGCCAAATAAAAGTTCTGAGACTGGATCTTCGGAGGCCCAAG GGGATGTCTCAGTATCAGAGCAGCAAGGAACAAGGAAATTTACATTGGAAGAGCTGCGCCAGGCTACCAAGGACTTCAGTGAAAGTAACCTTATTGGAGAAGGTAGATTTGGGTTGATCTACAAGGGCTTGTTGCATGATGGAAATCTAGTGGCAATCAAGAGGCGCAGCAGACCTCCACAGCAGAAATTCGTTGAAGAG GTCCGCTATTTATCATCAATACGGAACCGTAATCTAGTCAACCTCCTTGGTTATTGTCAGGAGGACAATCTGCAAATGTTAGTCGTTGAGTATTTGCCAAATGGCAGTCTATGCAACCATTTGTATG aacattgcaaagattctaaaGCACATGTAGAATTCAAGCAAAGGCTTTCCATAGCCATTGGAGCTGCAAAAG GTTTATGCCACTTGCACAGTCTATCACCTCCTTTAGTACATGGAGACTTCAAAACAGATAAAGTCTTTATAGATGAAAGCATTGCTAAAGTTGCTGATGCAGGATTCCTGAGACTAATTGAGAGCACAGATGACCCTGGACCATCAAATGTAACAAGCAGATTTAACGCTTTCCTAGATCCAGA CTTTGAAGAGACTGGAGCAATGACAGAAAAGAGTGATGTTTACAGCTTCGGTGTATTCCTTTTAGAGCTCATAACAGGTCAGGAAGCTTCAGAATTGTGTTCCTCAAGATCTAGAGAAGACCTTATCCAATGG AAGGTGGAGGAGTGCATGAGCTCCAACAATTACGAGGGTACAGTAGACCCTAGACTCTCTGGCAGCTTCACTAGAGAAGGAATGAAAGAACTTCTTCGCCTGACTCTGCAATGTATCAATTTTAGTAGCAGAAGGCGATCGGATATGCGGTCTGTGGAGTCAGAGCTCGaaagaatatttgaaaaagagatGAAGCTGACGACAGTCATGGGAGAAGGCACTGCAGTTGTGACTCTAGGAAGCCAGTTATTCACTTCTTCGACGTGA
- the LOC116262029 gene encoding proline-rich receptor-like protein kinase PERK15 isoform X2: MISFKPKSLNWFELNDTNIRDSGSRSRAIKPMYVAAVIGGAAAALLLVIIVVLFVYVLLLKCKKWPNKSSETGSSEAQVEWTKIVESSLAGDVSVSEQQGTRKFTLEELRQATKDFSESNLIGEGRFGLIYKGLLHDGNLVAIKRRSRPPQQKFVEEVRYLSSIRNRNLVNLLGYCQEDNLQMLVVEYLPNGSLCNHLYEHCKDSKAHVEFKQRLSIAIGAAKGLCHLHSLSPPLVHGDFKTDKVFIDESIAKVADAGFLRLIESTDDPGPSNVTSRFNAFLDPDFEETGAMTEKSDVYSFGVFLLELITGQEASELCSSRSREDLIQWVEECMSSNNYEGTVDPRLSGSFTREGMKELLRLTLQCINFSSRRRSDMRSVESELERIFEKEMKLTTVMGEGTAVVTLGSQLFTSST; this comes from the exons ATGATTTCTTTCAAACCCAAGTCACTCAACTGGTTTGAGCTGAATGATACTAACATCAG GGATAGTGGAAGCAGAAGCAGAGCAATCAAACCGATGTATGTTGCAGCCGTCATTGGTGGTGCGGCAGCGGCTCTACTTTTGGTGATAATAGTGGTTTTATTTGTTTACGTCTTGCTTTTGAAATGCAAGAAATGGCCAAATAAAAGTTCTGAGACTGGATCTTCGGAGGCCCAAG TGGAATGGACGAAGATTGTTGAATCATCATTGGCAGGGGATGTCTCAGTATCAGAGCAGCAAGGAACAAGGAAATTTACATTGGAAGAGCTGCGCCAGGCTACCAAGGACTTCAGTGAAAGTAACCTTATTGGAGAAGGTAGATTTGGGTTGATCTACAAGGGCTTGTTGCATGATGGAAATCTAGTGGCAATCAAGAGGCGCAGCAGACCTCCACAGCAGAAATTCGTTGAAGAG GTCCGCTATTTATCATCAATACGGAACCGTAATCTAGTCAACCTCCTTGGTTATTGTCAGGAGGACAATCTGCAAATGTTAGTCGTTGAGTATTTGCCAAATGGCAGTCTATGCAACCATTTGTATG aacattgcaaagattctaaaGCACATGTAGAATTCAAGCAAAGGCTTTCCATAGCCATTGGAGCTGCAAAAG GTTTATGCCACTTGCACAGTCTATCACCTCCTTTAGTACATGGAGACTTCAAAACAGATAAAGTCTTTATAGATGAAAGCATTGCTAAAGTTGCTGATGCAGGATTCCTGAGACTAATTGAGAGCACAGATGACCCTGGACCATCAAATGTAACAAGCAGATTTAACGCTTTCCTAGATCCAGA CTTTGAAGAGACTGGAGCAATGACAGAAAAGAGTGATGTTTACAGCTTCGGTGTATTCCTTTTAGAGCTCATAACAGGTCAGGAAGCTTCAGAATTGTGTTCCTCAAGATCTAGAGAAGACCTTATCCAATGG GTGGAGGAGTGCATGAGCTCCAACAATTACGAGGGTACAGTAGACCCTAGACTCTCTGGCAGCTTCACTAGAGAAGGAATGAAAGAACTTCTTCGCCTGACTCTGCAATGTATCAATTTTAGTAGCAGAAGGCGATCGGATATGCGGTCTGTGGAGTCAGAGCTCGaaagaatatttgaaaaagagatGAAGCTGACGACAGTCATGGGAGAAGGCACTGCAGTTGTGACTCTAGGAAGCCAGTTATTCACTTCTTCGACGTGA
- the LOC116262029 gene encoding proline-rich receptor-like protein kinase PERK15 isoform X4, translating to MISFKPKSLNWFELNDTNIRDSGSRSRAIKPMYVAAVIGGAAAALLLVIIVVLFVYVLLLKCKKWPNKSSETGSSEAQVSEQQGTRKFTLEELRQATKDFSESNLIGEGRFGLIYKGLLHDGNLVAIKRRSRPPQQKFVEEVRYLSSIRNRNLVNLLGYCQEDNLQMLVVEYLPNGSLCNHLYEHCKDSKAHVEFKQRLSIAIGAAKGLCHLHSLSPPLVHGDFKTDKVFIDESIAKVADAGFLRLIESTDDPGPSNVTSRFNAFLDPDFEETGAMTEKSDVYSFGVFLLELITGQEASELCSSRSREDLIQWKVEECMSSNNYEGTVDPRLSGSFTREGMKELLRLTLQCINFSSRRRSDMRSVESELERIFEKEMKLTTVMGEGTAVVTLGSQLFTSST from the exons ATGATTTCTTTCAAACCCAAGTCACTCAACTGGTTTGAGCTGAATGATACTAACATCAG GGATAGTGGAAGCAGAAGCAGAGCAATCAAACCGATGTATGTTGCAGCCGTCATTGGTGGTGCGGCAGCGGCTCTACTTTTGGTGATAATAGTGGTTTTATTTGTTTACGTCTTGCTTTTGAAATGCAAGAAATGGCCAAATAAAAGTTCTGAGACTGGATCTTCGGAGGCCCAAG TATCAGAGCAGCAAGGAACAAGGAAATTTACATTGGAAGAGCTGCGCCAGGCTACCAAGGACTTCAGTGAAAGTAACCTTATTGGAGAAGGTAGATTTGGGTTGATCTACAAGGGCTTGTTGCATGATGGAAATCTAGTGGCAATCAAGAGGCGCAGCAGACCTCCACAGCAGAAATTCGTTGAAGAG GTCCGCTATTTATCATCAATACGGAACCGTAATCTAGTCAACCTCCTTGGTTATTGTCAGGAGGACAATCTGCAAATGTTAGTCGTTGAGTATTTGCCAAATGGCAGTCTATGCAACCATTTGTATG aacattgcaaagattctaaaGCACATGTAGAATTCAAGCAAAGGCTTTCCATAGCCATTGGAGCTGCAAAAG GTTTATGCCACTTGCACAGTCTATCACCTCCTTTAGTACATGGAGACTTCAAAACAGATAAAGTCTTTATAGATGAAAGCATTGCTAAAGTTGCTGATGCAGGATTCCTGAGACTAATTGAGAGCACAGATGACCCTGGACCATCAAATGTAACAAGCAGATTTAACGCTTTCCTAGATCCAGA CTTTGAAGAGACTGGAGCAATGACAGAAAAGAGTGATGTTTACAGCTTCGGTGTATTCCTTTTAGAGCTCATAACAGGTCAGGAAGCTTCAGAATTGTGTTCCTCAAGATCTAGAGAAGACCTTATCCAATGG AAGGTGGAGGAGTGCATGAGCTCCAACAATTACGAGGGTACAGTAGACCCTAGACTCTCTGGCAGCTTCACTAGAGAAGGAATGAAAGAACTTCTTCGCCTGACTCTGCAATGTATCAATTTTAGTAGCAGAAGGCGATCGGATATGCGGTCTGTGGAGTCAGAGCTCGaaagaatatttgaaaaagagatGAAGCTGACGACAGTCATGGGAGAAGGCACTGCAGTTGTGACTCTAGGAAGCCAGTTATTCACTTCTTCGACGTGA